The following are encoded in a window of Sinomonas cyclohexanicum genomic DNA:
- a CDS encoding endonuclease domain-containing protein produces the protein MTSPTALELMLAHPFTSTEARRLGLDFADLIHQDVTRISRGIYVPREGESSLLDRIRAHLAVTDGAWASHRTSTAIHGLWLPDQSSDHSLLHLSRPSHVPRVRRKGVIGHRVTALPGEVVEFLPGILVSSPARSWLEMGHELGPVSLVALGDQLIRKPRPAFEARSEPFTTKDQLAALVQLHPKMRGVAKCRAALADMRVGADSIPETLLRLCLLAWGFPEPDLQIILRPSGPFSFSADMGYATFKIAIQYDGAHHLSDEQRLRDARRDAAFRNAGWAVIVVTAADLENDFARVRHELRKLLAARAA, from the coding sequence ATGACATCACCCACGGCTCTCGAGCTCATGCTCGCCCACCCATTCACCTCCACTGAAGCCCGTCGTCTCGGTCTCGACTTTGCGGACCTCATCCACCAAGATGTGACACGCATCAGCCGCGGGATCTACGTGCCGCGAGAGGGCGAGTCCTCGCTGCTGGACCGCATTCGCGCGCACCTCGCTGTGACTGACGGAGCTTGGGCTTCCCACAGGACCTCCACCGCGATCCACGGACTCTGGCTGCCGGACCAGTCCTCCGACCATTCATTGCTGCACCTGAGCAGGCCGTCGCATGTGCCCCGAGTGAGGCGCAAGGGCGTCATTGGTCATCGAGTCACCGCACTGCCAGGAGAGGTCGTCGAGTTCCTCCCCGGCATACTGGTCAGCTCACCGGCAAGGTCTTGGCTCGAGATGGGCCATGAGCTTGGACCGGTCTCGCTTGTTGCGCTCGGCGATCAGCTCATCCGAAAGCCTCGCCCGGCATTTGAGGCCCGGTCGGAACCGTTCACCACCAAGGATCAACTCGCCGCCCTAGTGCAGCTCCACCCGAAGATGAGGGGCGTAGCCAAGTGCCGTGCAGCTCTCGCCGACATGCGGGTGGGCGCAGACTCCATTCCTGAGACGCTCCTGCGCCTCTGCCTCCTCGCCTGGGGCTTCCCCGAGCCTGACCTCCAGATCATCCTCCGCCCGTCCGGCCCCTTCTCCTTCAGTGCGGACATGGGCTATGCCACCTTCAAGATCGCGATCCAGTACGACGGCGCCCATCACCTCAGCGACGAACAACGCTTACGCGATGCTCGCCGTGACGCCGCATTCCGGAACGCAGGTTGGGCAGTCATCGTCGTGACTGCTGCGGACTTAGAGAACGACTTCGCTCGCGTACGCCACGAGTTGCGGAAGCTTCTCGCCGCGCGCGCCGCTTGA
- a CDS encoding polyprenyl synthetase family protein encodes MTESADSRWTHAGHGRPESAEPPPTTTAIAVGMQLPAGFAAIAEDAELGPAITTSMARVERVLREAISNSDPLADATSKHLMEAGGKRVRPLLTILASHLGDPARAEVLQAAAVVELTHLATLYHDDVMDSAPYRRGAPTAHEVWGNTVAILAGDLIFARASILVSDLGGRALSIQARTFERLCLGQLHETVGPSEGEDPLAHYISVLSDKTGSLIAASGQFGVIFSGAPAEYESVLVDYGEKVGVAFQLADDVIDVTGGKVTSGKIAGTDLREGVPTLPVLLLRRAAADGDASAQRVLALVDGDLSSDDALAEAVSAISSHPVTDQSWAVAREWADAAKAALAPLPEGVVKDSLAAFADAVVDRKA; translated from the coding sequence GTGACTGAATCTGCAGACAGCCGCTGGACGCACGCGGGGCATGGCCGCCCCGAGTCCGCTGAGCCGCCCCCCACCACGACGGCGATCGCCGTCGGCATGCAGCTGCCGGCGGGCTTTGCCGCCATTGCGGAGGACGCCGAGCTGGGCCCTGCGATCACCACGAGCATGGCGCGCGTCGAGCGGGTGCTCCGCGAGGCCATCTCCAACTCGGACCCGCTCGCGGACGCGACGAGCAAGCACCTCATGGAGGCTGGCGGCAAGCGCGTGCGACCGCTCCTGACCATCCTCGCCTCGCACCTCGGCGACCCTGCCCGGGCCGAGGTGCTCCAGGCGGCCGCCGTCGTGGAGCTCACGCACCTCGCGACGCTCTACCACGACGACGTCATGGACTCCGCGCCCTACCGCCGCGGCGCTCCCACCGCCCACGAGGTGTGGGGGAACACCGTGGCGATCCTCGCGGGAGACCTCATCTTTGCGCGCGCCTCGATCCTCGTCTCCGATCTCGGCGGGCGGGCCCTGTCGATCCAGGCGCGCACGTTCGAGCGGCTGTGCCTCGGCCAGCTGCACGAGACCGTGGGCCCGAGCGAGGGGGAGGACCCGCTCGCGCACTACATCTCCGTGCTCTCGGACAAGACCGGCTCGCTCATCGCCGCGTCCGGCCAGTTCGGCGTCATCTTCTCCGGGGCGCCTGCCGAGTACGAGTCCGTGCTGGTGGACTACGGCGAGAAGGTCGGCGTGGCATTCCAGCTCGCCGACGACGTCATCGACGTGACCGGCGGCAAGGTCACCTCCGGCAAGATCGCCGGGACGGACCTGCGCGAGGGCGTGCCGACCCTGCCCGTCCTGCTGCTGCGCCGTGCAGCGGCCGACGGCGATGCCTCCGCCCAGCGCGTCCTCGCCCTCGTGGACGGCGACCTCTCGAGCGACGACGCCCTCGCCGAGGCCGTCTCGGCGATCTCCTCGCACCCGGTGACGGACCAGTCGTGGGCCGTGGCGCGGGAGTGGGCCGACGCGGCCAAGGCCGCGCTCGCGCCGCTCCCCGAGGGAGTGGTCAAGGACTCCCTGGCCGCCTTCGCCGATGCAGTGGTGGACCGCAAGGCCTGA
- a CDS encoding SMI1/KNR4 family protein — protein sequence MNEMFLERFRALVPKYLEDPWQPADGISEAELDAALEEHAFTIPQALREFYLALGGSELMEAYHYFWDPEELEVDDEGFLMFLEDEDEQFTWGFRSGDLRVPDPIVYRKNNARGEWVSEDGTFSEFTFDMFEWVFSEDDEEGEEG from the coding sequence ATGAACGAGATGTTCCTGGAGCGGTTCCGCGCGCTTGTCCCCAAATACCTCGAGGATCCCTGGCAGCCCGCAGACGGCATCTCGGAGGCGGAGCTCGACGCCGCCCTCGAGGAGCATGCGTTCACCATCCCGCAGGCGCTGCGCGAGTTCTACCTCGCGCTCGGCGGCTCGGAGCTCATGGAGGCGTACCACTACTTCTGGGACCCCGAGGAGCTCGAGGTCGACGACGAGGGATTCCTCATGTTCCTCGAGGACGAGGACGAGCAGTTCACGTGGGGCTTCCGCTCCGGCGACCTGCGCGTGCCGGACCCGATCGTGTACCGGAAGAACAACGCCCGGGGCGAGTGGGTCTCGGAGGACGGGACGTTCTCCGAGTTCACGTTCGACATGTTCGAGTGGGTCTTCAGCGAGGACGACGAGGAAGGCGAAGAGGGCTAG
- a CDS encoding adenylyl/phosphoadenylyl-sulfate reductase produces the protein MTVTKRSEAELKALADSGAEELGWDATAEQVIGWVARNFAVEATAVACSMADAVLPALVADQLPGVDVLFLDTGYHFPETYATRNEVAENLRVNIVDVTPKQTVAEQDGAEGKDLFARDPGRCCALRKVEPLQRSLAGYELWFTGVRRDEAPTRTNTPLVVWDEKNGLVKVNPVAPWSFDQLVQYSEDNLLPVNPLLAQGYPSIGCAPCTRPVAPGEDPRAGRWSGTDKTECGLHV, from the coding sequence GTGACCGTGACCAAGCGCTCCGAGGCCGAGCTCAAGGCGCTCGCCGACTCCGGTGCCGAGGAACTCGGCTGGGACGCGACCGCCGAGCAGGTGATCGGCTGGGTGGCGAGGAACTTCGCGGTGGAGGCCACCGCCGTCGCCTGCTCGATGGCCGACGCCGTTCTGCCCGCCTTGGTTGCCGACCAGCTCCCGGGCGTCGATGTCCTCTTCCTCGACACCGGCTACCACTTCCCGGAGACCTACGCGACCCGCAACGAGGTTGCCGAGAACCTCCGCGTGAACATCGTCGACGTCACGCCCAAGCAGACCGTCGCCGAGCAGGACGGCGCCGAGGGCAAGGACCTCTTTGCCCGCGACCCCGGCCGCTGCTGCGCGCTGCGCAAGGTCGAGCCGCTCCAGCGGTCGCTGGCCGGATACGAGCTGTGGTTCACGGGCGTGCGCCGGGACGAGGCCCCGACCCGCACGAATACGCCGCTCGTGGTCTGGGACGAGAAGAACGGCCTCGTCAAGGTCAACCCGGTCGCGCCGTGGTCCTTCGACCAGCTCGTGCAGTACTCCGAGGACAACCTCCTGCCCGTCAATCCCCTCCTTGCCCAGGGGTACCCCTCCATCGGCTGTGCGCCGTGCACGCGCCCCGTCGCCCCAGGAGAGGACCCCCGAGCCGGCCGCTGGTCCGGCACCGACAAGACAGAATGCGGACTCCACGTATGA
- the cysD gene encoding sulfate adenylyltransferase subunit CysD has translation MSITAEALLERPKGSLALLDALEAESIHIIREVVAEFERPAMLFSGGKDSVVMLHLAAKAFWPGRIPFPVLHVDTGHNFPEVLDFRDRTVARLGLKLVVGSVQEFIDRGELAERADGTRNPLQTVPLLDAIERNKFDAVFGGGRRDEDKARAKERILSLRDEFGQWDPRNQRPELWNLYNGRHTVGQHVRAFPISNWTELDIWRYIEREGIELPSIYYAHDRDVFVRDGMWRAVGEVSLPREGEDVVVRTVRYRTVGDMSCTGAVLSDAFTVADVVREVAASTLTERGATRADDRISEAAMEDRKKDGYF, from the coding sequence ATGAGCATCACAGCTGAAGCGCTCCTCGAGCGGCCCAAGGGCTCGCTCGCGCTCCTCGACGCGCTCGAGGCCGAATCCATCCACATCATCCGGGAGGTCGTCGCCGAGTTCGAGCGGCCCGCCATGCTGTTCTCCGGCGGCAAGGACTCGGTGGTGATGCTGCATCTCGCGGCCAAGGCGTTCTGGCCCGGGCGCATCCCGTTCCCGGTCCTGCACGTGGACACGGGCCACAACTTCCCGGAGGTCCTCGACTTCCGCGACCGGACCGTGGCGCGGCTTGGGCTCAAGCTCGTGGTCGGCTCCGTGCAGGAGTTCATCGACCGCGGCGAGCTCGCCGAGCGCGCCGACGGCACCCGCAACCCGCTCCAGACCGTGCCGCTCCTGGACGCGATCGAGCGCAACAAGTTCGACGCCGTGTTCGGCGGCGGACGCCGCGACGAGGACAAGGCCCGCGCCAAGGAGCGCATCCTGTCCCTCCGCGACGAGTTCGGCCAGTGGGACCCCCGCAACCAGCGCCCCGAGCTGTGGAACCTCTACAACGGCCGCCACACCGTAGGCCAGCACGTGCGCGCGTTCCCCATCTCGAACTGGACCGAGCTGGACATCTGGCGGTACATCGAGCGCGAGGGCATCGAGCTCCCCTCGATCTACTACGCCCACGACCGCGACGTGTTCGTCCGGGACGGCATGTGGCGAGCAGTGGGGGAGGTGAGCCTGCCGCGCGAGGGAGAGGACGTCGTCGTGCGTACGGTGCGCTACCGGACGGTGGGGGACATGTCCTGCACCGGCGCGGTGCTCTCCGACGCGTTCACCGTGGCGGACGTGGTGCGCGAGGTGGCCGCGTCGACGCTGACCGAGCGCGGCGCGACCCGCGCGGACGACAGGATCTCCGAGGCGGCAATGGAAGACCGCAAGAAGGACGGGTACTTCTGA
- a CDS encoding MFS transporter — MTSAAKPRVGLLVVLAAAMGVGPLLNYGLSATSPLIIASLGMSQSQFGLLAGAVFASAAVSSFSLGRLSDRASTRTQLVLIFGGTAVALVVAALSHAFWVLLVATILAGPAQSISNPTTNRVIVTRVPSHMRPGWIGVKQSGVQASQLFSGLFFPAAALWLGWQGAFGIAAMIALGLLAYGFLQVPPEEPVARAAEARGAGGPLPFSVWLFAGFAFFSGLGMQATNVYLPLYTVRELDFPLVLAGAAAGVSGIVGVSSRILWGRRMARGARPSGLLLALALGAVVGVLCLLGAGVWHQAWLIWIGVALHGATVLGANVITNAATLVVVPAGRIGVASGVLAAGMYTGFSVGPLLMGVLADATGSYDAGWLTVGAGYLVCAGLALWLRRYGATRPWTSFGA; from the coding sequence ATGACGTCCGCCGCGAAGCCGCGCGTCGGCCTGCTTGTGGTCCTCGCCGCGGCGATGGGCGTGGGCCCGCTGCTGAACTACGGGCTGAGTGCGACGAGCCCGCTCATCATCGCGAGCCTGGGTATGAGCCAGTCCCAGTTCGGCCTGCTCGCCGGGGCAGTCTTCGCCTCGGCGGCCGTGAGCAGTTTCTCGCTCGGCCGCCTCAGCGACCGCGCGTCGACCCGCACCCAGCTCGTCCTGATCTTCGGCGGCACAGCCGTGGCGCTCGTCGTGGCGGCGCTGTCGCATGCGTTCTGGGTGCTGCTCGTCGCGACGATCCTCGCCGGCCCGGCACAGTCGATCTCCAACCCGACCACGAACCGCGTGATCGTCACGCGGGTGCCCTCGCACATGCGGCCCGGGTGGATCGGCGTGAAGCAGTCGGGTGTGCAGGCGAGCCAGCTGTTCTCCGGCCTGTTCTTCCCCGCCGCGGCGCTGTGGCTGGGGTGGCAGGGCGCGTTCGGGATCGCGGCAATGATCGCGCTCGGGCTGCTCGCGTACGGGTTCCTCCAGGTGCCGCCCGAGGAGCCGGTTGCGCGGGCAGCCGAGGCGCGCGGGGCCGGCGGACCGCTGCCGTTCTCGGTGTGGCTGTTCGCCGGTTTCGCGTTCTTCTCGGGTCTGGGCATGCAGGCCACGAACGTGTACCTGCCGCTGTACACGGTGCGGGAACTGGACTTCCCGCTCGTGCTCGCGGGTGCCGCCGCGGGCGTGTCCGGGATCGTCGGGGTGTCCTCGCGCATCCTGTGGGGTCGGCGGATGGCCCGCGGCGCACGGCCTTCGGGGCTGCTGCTCGCGCTCGCGCTGGGCGCGGTGGTGGGCGTGCTGTGCCTGCTCGGGGCCGGAGTGTGGCACCAGGCGTGGCTCATCTGGATCGGCGTCGCGCTGCATGGGGCGACCGTGCTGGGCGCGAACGTCATCACGAATGCGGCCACCCTCGTGGTGGTCCCGGCGGGCCGGATCGGCGTTGCCTCAGGCGTGCTCGCCGCGGGGATGTACACGGGGTTCTCGGTCGGCCCGCTTCTCATGGGCGTGCTCGCCGACGCGACCGGATCGTACGACGCCGGCTGGCTCACCGTGGGTGCCGGATACCTGGTCTGCGCGGGGCTGGCCCTGTGGCTGCGGCGGTACGGGGCGACCCGGCCGTGGACGTCCTTCGGCGCGTGA
- a CDS encoding sirohydrochlorin chelatase, with protein MTQDILVACAHGTSNAEGRAAILAVIEQIRAARPGLTVLDAYVDVHGPELPDVVAGLPAGARAVVVPLLLSVGYHVKVDIARAAASRPGTLAAGPLGPDERLADLLAARLDEAGLGADDAVVLAAAGSSNPQAAHSVDAVADMLRRRIPNRVLPGYGASASPTVPEAVAELRAEEARPADAGPADDAVRVLIASYLLAPGYFHDQLAKAGADAVAAPLLPAPVIAQIALDRFDAALAQG; from the coding sequence ATGACCCAGGACATCCTCGTCGCATGCGCCCACGGAACGAGCAACGCCGAGGGAAGGGCGGCCATCCTGGCCGTCATAGAGCAGATCCGAGCCGCCCGGCCTGGGCTTACCGTCCTGGACGCCTACGTGGACGTCCACGGCCCCGAGCTGCCCGACGTGGTGGCGGGCCTGCCCGCGGGGGCGAGGGCCGTCGTCGTGCCTCTCCTGCTGAGCGTGGGGTACCACGTCAAGGTGGACATCGCGCGAGCGGCGGCCTCCCGCCCTGGCACGCTCGCGGCGGGCCCGCTCGGTCCCGATGAGCGGCTCGCGGACCTGCTCGCCGCGCGCCTGGACGAGGCGGGGCTGGGAGCGGACGACGCCGTCGTCCTCGCCGCAGCCGGCTCCTCCAATCCGCAGGCCGCGCACAGCGTCGACGCCGTCGCCGACATGCTCCGCCGCCGCATCCCCAACCGCGTCCTTCCGGGGTACGGCGCGAGCGCGTCGCCGACCGTGCCCGAGGCCGTCGCGGAGCTGCGCGCCGAGGAGGCCCGGCCGGCAGATGCCGGGCCCGCGGACGACGCCGTGCGCGTCCTCATCGCTTCCTACCTCCTCGCGCCGGGCTACTTCCACGACCAGCTCGCGAAGGCCGGGGCCGACGCCGTCGCCGCCCCGCTGCTGCCCGCGCCCGTGATCGCGCAGATCGCCCTTGACCGCTTCGACGCGGCGCTCGCGCAGGGATGA
- a CDS encoding nitrite/sulfite reductase: MTETATRPRTEAKKPRAAKPNGQWKVDGTAPLNSNEVWKQEDGGLSVRERIESIYSKGGFDSIDPTDLHGRFRWWGLYTQRKPGIDGGKTATLEPHELEDRYFMLRVRIDGGALTTEQLRVIGGISRDFARGTADITDRQNIQLHWVEIENVPEIWHRLESVGLRTTEACGDVPRVILGSPVAGIAADELLDPTPQIREIADRYIGDESFANLPRKYKTAITGHPSQDVVHEINDFALIGVVHPELGAGYDLWVGGGLSTSAHLAVRLGAFVEPSRAAEVWVGVTSIFRDYGYRRLRNRARLKYLVADWGAEKFRHILETEYLETPLPDGPAAEKPTAPGDHVGVHAQKDGRFYIGATPTVGRVSGEVLLKLADLIEAHGSARLRTTPHQKIVVLDVEQDRVDSLVAGLEELGLYANPSPWRRSTIACTGIEFCKLAIVDTKDTATAAVAELEKRFAPESGAGTANALLRPLTLHVNGCPNSCARIQTADIGLKGQLLPDGDGGQTPGFQVHLGGGLASDSREEAGTGRTVRGLKVTVEDLPDYVERVTRRFLADRAGEDQTFAEWALAADEEALK; this comes from the coding sequence ATGACCGAGACAGCGACCCGCCCCCGCACCGAGGCCAAGAAGCCGCGCGCCGCCAAGCCCAATGGGCAATGGAAGGTGGACGGCACCGCCCCGCTCAACTCCAACGAGGTGTGGAAGCAGGAGGACGGCGGCCTCAGCGTGCGCGAGCGGATCGAATCGATCTACTCCAAGGGCGGCTTCGACTCGATCGACCCGACCGATCTCCACGGCCGCTTCCGCTGGTGGGGTCTGTACACGCAGCGCAAGCCGGGGATCGACGGCGGCAAGACCGCCACGCTCGAGCCGCACGAGCTCGAGGACCGCTACTTCATGCTGCGCGTCCGCATCGACGGCGGGGCGCTCACCACCGAGCAGCTGCGCGTCATCGGCGGCATCTCCCGCGACTTTGCCCGCGGCACGGCGGACATCACGGACCGCCAGAACATCCAGCTGCACTGGGTCGAGATCGAGAACGTGCCCGAGATCTGGCACCGGCTCGAGTCGGTCGGCCTGCGCACCACCGAGGCGTGCGGCGACGTGCCCCGCGTGATCCTCGGCTCGCCCGTGGCGGGCATCGCGGCGGATGAGCTCCTCGATCCGACCCCGCAGATCCGCGAGATCGCGGACCGCTACATCGGCGACGAGTCATTTGCGAACCTCCCACGCAAGTACAAGACCGCGATCACGGGCCATCCGTCCCAGGACGTCGTGCACGAGATCAACGATTTCGCGCTCATCGGGGTCGTGCACCCGGAGCTCGGCGCGGGCTACGACCTGTGGGTGGGCGGCGGCCTCTCGACGTCGGCGCACCTCGCCGTCCGCCTCGGCGCGTTCGTGGAGCCCTCCCGCGCGGCCGAGGTCTGGGTCGGCGTCACGAGCATCTTCCGCGACTACGGCTACCGCCGCCTCCGCAACCGCGCCCGCCTCAAGTACCTCGTGGCCGACTGGGGCGCCGAGAAGTTCCGGCACATCCTCGAGACCGAGTACCTCGAGACGCCGCTCCCCGACGGCCCCGCCGCCGAGAAGCCCACGGCGCCGGGCGACCACGTGGGCGTCCACGCCCAGAAGGACGGCCGTTTCTACATCGGCGCGACGCCGACCGTGGGGCGCGTCTCCGGCGAGGTGCTCCTGAAGCTGGCCGACCTCATCGAGGCCCACGGCTCCGCCCGCCTGCGCACCACGCCGCACCAGAAGATCGTGGTGCTCGACGTCGAGCAGGACCGCGTCGACTCGCTCGTGGCCGGCCTCGAGGAGCTCGGCCTGTACGCCAATCCGAGCCCGTGGCGCCGCTCCACCATCGCGTGCACCGGCATCGAGTTCTGCAAGCTCGCCATCGTGGACACGAAGGACACCGCGACGGCCGCCGTCGCGGAGCTCGAGAAGCGATTCGCGCCCGAGAGTGGAGCAGGCACAGCCAACGCCTTGCTCCGGCCCCTCACCCTCCATGTCAACGGCTGCCCCAACTCGTGCGCCCGGATCCAGACGGCGGACATCGGGCTGAAGGGCCAGCTCCTGCCAGACGGCGACGGCGGCCAGACCCCCGGCTTCCAGGTGCACCTCGGCGGTGGCCTCGCCTCCGACTCGCGCGAGGAGGCGGGCACCGGCCGCACCGTCCGCGGCCTCAAGGTCACGGTCGAGGACCTGCCCGACTACGTCGAGCGCGTCACCCGGCGGTTCCTCGCCGACCGCGCGGGCGAGGACCAGACATTCGCAGAATGGGCCCTCGCGGCCGACGAGGAGGCCCTGAAGTGA
- a CDS encoding dihydrofolate reductase family protein produces the protein MGAIVVQEFVTLDGVAQAPGGSDEDLEGGFPYGGWQMDFDRSALAEGEPPEENPVAEWEERTEALLLGRVTYELFAGSWGVWDEDAPGFQGELTRRYNRVPKYVASRTLTELPWKNSQLLGPDVPAAVAQVRAETEGEIRVWGSTQLVKTLAEHDLVDEYRLMVYPIVLGTGKRLFADGFPFSKLGLASSRALPSGVLINIYRRAGSA, from the coding sequence ATGGGTGCGATCGTGGTGCAGGAATTCGTCACGCTGGACGGGGTCGCGCAGGCGCCCGGCGGCTCGGATGAGGATCTCGAGGGAGGCTTCCCGTACGGCGGGTGGCAGATGGACTTCGACCGGTCGGCCTTGGCCGAAGGGGAACCCCCCGAGGAGAACCCCGTGGCGGAGTGGGAAGAACGGACCGAGGCGCTCCTGCTGGGCCGAGTCACCTACGAGCTGTTCGCCGGCTCGTGGGGCGTCTGGGACGAGGACGCGCCCGGCTTCCAGGGCGAGCTCACCCGCCGGTACAACCGGGTCCCGAAGTACGTCGCGTCCCGGACGCTGACAGAGCTCCCCTGGAAGAACTCTCAGCTCCTTGGTCCGGACGTGCCGGCCGCGGTCGCCCAGGTTCGCGCCGAGACGGAGGGCGAGATCCGGGTGTGGGGGAGCACCCAGCTCGTCAAGACGCTGGCCGAGCATGATCTGGTCGACGAGTACCGCCTCATGGTCTACCCGATCGTTCTGGGAACCGGCAAGAGGCTCTTCGCCGACGGCTTCCCGTTCTCCAAGCTCGGGCTGGCCTCCTCCCGCGCCCTGCCCTCCGGGGTCCTGATCAACATCTACCGGCGCGCCGGAAGCGCGTGA
- a CDS encoding sulfate adenylyltransferase subunit 1, giving the protein MGAETTENTTLEEGTLFRFATAGSVDDGKSTLVGRLLHDSKAILADQLDAVARTSADRGFGGERGGLDLALLTDGLRAEREQGITIDVAYRYFATDRRTFILADCPGHVQYTKNTVTGASTADAVVLLIDARKGVLEQTRRHLSVAALLRVPHVVVAVNKIDLVDFSEPVFTAIAHDVARLASELGLRDAVAVPVSALDGDNVVDRSDRTQWYSGPTLIELLESLPSTDELDDPGSAPTEPLRFPVQTVIRPQGALAPGLSEEEFRDYRAYAGQVTEGTVRVGDRVAVVTPGQAARETTVVGIDVAGRTLEEAAAPLSVALRLADEFDVARGDTIAAAGTLPESTADLYGSLAWLSSKPLREGAKVLVKHGTSTVRGLVRAVTGKLDLDSFEVAPASELALNDIGEVQIRLAAPLPLEPYAAHRRTGAFLVIDPQDGNTLAAGMVRTHPGDTEDERYWI; this is encoded by the coding sequence ATGGGCGCTGAGACCACCGAGAACACCACCCTCGAAGAGGGAACGCTATTCCGGTTCGCGACCGCCGGATCGGTCGACGACGGCAAGTCCACTTTGGTGGGCCGCCTCCTCCACGACTCGAAGGCGATCCTCGCCGACCAGCTCGACGCCGTTGCCCGGACGTCCGCTGACCGCGGCTTCGGAGGGGAGCGCGGGGGCCTGGACCTCGCGCTGCTCACGGACGGCCTGCGCGCCGAGCGGGAGCAGGGCATCACGATCGACGTCGCGTACCGCTACTTCGCGACCGACCGACGCACCTTCATCCTCGCGGACTGCCCCGGCCACGTGCAGTACACGAAGAACACGGTCACGGGCGCCTCCACCGCGGACGCCGTGGTGCTGCTCATCGACGCGCGCAAGGGCGTGCTCGAGCAGACCCGCCGCCACCTCTCCGTCGCGGCGCTCCTGCGCGTGCCGCACGTGGTCGTGGCCGTGAACAAGATCGACCTCGTGGACTTTTCCGAGCCTGTGTTCACCGCTATTGCGCACGACGTCGCGCGGCTGGCTTCCGAGCTCGGCCTGCGGGACGCCGTGGCCGTCCCCGTGTCCGCGCTCGACGGAGACAACGTGGTGGACCGCTCGGACCGCACTCAGTGGTACTCGGGGCCGACGCTCATCGAACTGCTCGAGTCGCTGCCGAGCACGGACGAGCTTGACGATCCTGGTTCTGCTCCCACGGAGCCTCTTCGCTTCCCCGTCCAGACCGTGATCCGGCCGCAGGGCGCGCTCGCGCCGGGGCTGTCCGAGGAGGAATTCCGGGACTACCGCGCGTACGCCGGGCAGGTGACCGAGGGCACCGTGCGTGTAGGCGACCGGGTCGCCGTCGTGACCCCCGGCCAGGCCGCGCGCGAGACGACCGTCGTGGGGATCGACGTCGCCGGCCGCACCCTCGAGGAGGCCGCCGCGCCCCTGTCCGTCGCGCTGCGGCTCGCGGACGAGTTCGACGTGGCCCGCGGCGACACCATCGCGGCCGCCGGCACGCTGCCCGAGAGCACGGCGGACCTGTACGGGTCCCTGGCCTGGCTCTCGTCGAAGCCGCTGCGAGAGGGCGCCAAGGTGCTCGTCAAGCACGGGACGTCCACGGTGCGCGGGCTCGTGCGGGCGGTGACCGGGAAGCTGGACCTCGACTCGTTCGAGGTTGCCCCCGCGTCCGAGCTTGCGCTGAACGACATCGGCGAGGTCCAGATCCGTCTGGCCGCGCCGCTGCCGCTCGAGCCGTACGCGGCGCACCGCCGGACGGGAGCGTTCCTCGTCATCGACCCGCAGGACGGCAACACCCTCGCCGCCGGCATGGTCCGGACGCACCCGGGGGACACCGAAGACGAGCGCTACTGGATCTGA